GAGCTTCCAAACAGGAAAGGATCGAAGAAGACGTTCCTTCCGATATGAAAGCGTTTAAGATCGGTTATCCGGCTCCTCAATACGAGGTTTCGATTTCGGTCTCCGGAGGAGCGCCCGTGATGGATGTGGAAACGGAACGAGTCAATCGTAAGATCGAAAACGGAACCTGGTTCCCGACGACGGAACGTTCGATTCTCGGATTGGTAGCGATCTTGGGATTTCTATTTACTCTTTCTTTCGTATTTATCTACAAAAAGAACTAAGATGATTTCAGAATTTTAGACGGCGCTTTTTTTCTTTCCGGCGCTCTGCGTCTTTTTCTTTAGCTTCAAAGAAGAATCTTTTGTATCCGGAAGAATCCTTTCTCGAAAAAGAGTTTCCAAAAATGCCTGAATGTCCTGGAACACGACTTCTCTGTGTTCCGGATATTCGTTCATGAGTTCGTGATAAAGACCCGGATAGATCTTGATTCTTTTGTTTCGATAGATTAGATTTTTATAAAGTTCCGCGGAGCCGTTTACGTCCACGATTCCGTCTTCCTGGCCGTGAAGAATCAGGACCGGACAACGAAGAACCCCCGCCTTTTTGATCAGCTTAGGCCCGATCTCTAAAAGTTCGGACCCCATTCTTAAAGAAACCTTACCGTGAACAAGAGGATCCTGACGATACGCTTCGATCACGTCCGGATCGTGGGAAAGAAACTGAAGATCCAACTCCGCGTCCACGATCGTAGAGGGAGAAATTTTACTCAAAAA
This is a stretch of genomic DNA from Leptospira tipperaryensis. It encodes these proteins:
- a CDS encoding alpha/beta hydrolase, coding for MTFHHKEFYILSSSDKSKLYCQSWTKPNANRLMIVHHGFGEHSGRYANLLRFFGKSDINFYSFDMRGHGRSEGRRGHADSFDQYVRDLSDFASEVLKREQKDRFFLLGHSLGGAVALRYSQEGINQDNILGLILSAPALMVRMDFKKQLKKIAAGFLSKISPSTIVDAELDLQFLSHDPDVIEAYRQDPLVHGKVSLRMGSELLEIGPKLIKKAGVLRCPVLILHGQEDGIVDVNGSAELYKNLIYRNKRIKIYPGLYHELMNEYPEHREVVFQDIQAFLETLFRERILPDTKDSSLKLKKKTQSAGKKKSAV